A single Pedobacter sp. PACM 27299 DNA region contains:
- a CDS encoding GNAT family N-acetyltransferase: MRKLITLLERKEWTAYVNAALEYDFYHTWFYHSLDHTGNPFLFVYEEDQHYIAFPLLKRNISDSSFSDLSSVYGYTGPISNQKFEDIDDCMIDNFKVSFLDFLDKEQNVCVFSRLHPLFNQYLLFEKFGGVYENGKTVAIDLTLSIEEQRGKYRKTTLKNIKKCRKAGYSVKQSRDQNDITLFYDMYTRNMERVEAADCYFFSKSYFNYLIDNDDFDCRLLLVYANDVIVCGMIVTFTHGIIQVHLVGTKPAYLRESPAKFLIDEITLIGRNEGMKYLHLGGGVGFKMDTLFNWKAGFSDLFLEYKSWRYVSNTSVYHSLVSKREIDERISIDFFPLYRAVLNSLTFGFLQLVI; the protein is encoded by the coding sequence ATGAGAAAATTAATCACCCTTCTCGAGAGAAAGGAATGGACTGCGTATGTCAATGCTGCTCTGGAGTACGATTTTTACCATACCTGGTTCTATCATTCTTTAGATCACACAGGCAATCCTTTTCTTTTTGTTTATGAAGAAGATCAGCACTACATCGCTTTCCCATTGCTTAAAAGAAATATATCTGATAGTTCATTTTCTGATCTGAGTTCAGTCTACGGCTATACCGGGCCAATATCCAATCAGAAATTCGAGGATATTGATGATTGCATGATCGATAATTTTAAAGTATCATTTTTAGATTTCCTGGATAAAGAGCAGAATGTGTGTGTGTTTTCAAGGCTTCACCCACTTTTTAATCAATACTTGCTATTTGAGAAATTTGGAGGGGTTTATGAAAATGGGAAAACAGTGGCCATAGATTTAACCCTTTCTATAGAGGAACAACGAGGGAAATATAGAAAAACCACACTGAAAAACATCAAAAAATGTAGGAAAGCTGGTTACTCAGTTAAACAAAGTAGAGACCAAAACGACATCACGCTATTCTATGATATGTACACCAGAAATATGGAAAGAGTGGAAGCGGCAGATTGTTACTTTTTTAGTAAATCGTATTTCAATTATCTGATTGATAATGATGATTTTGATTGTCGATTGTTACTGGTGTATGCTAATGATGTCATTGTATGTGGGATGATTGTAACCTTCACACATGGCATTATTCAGGTACACCTGGTGGGAACAAAACCAGCATATTTAAGGGAATCTCCTGCAAAATTTTTAATAGATGAAATTACCCTGATCGGTAGAAATGAAGGAATGAAATACCTGCACCTCGGAGGAGGAGTAGGCTTTAAAATGGATACTTTATTTAATTGGAAAGCGGGCTTTTCAGATCTTTTTCTGGAATATAAAAGCTGGCGTTATGTGTCCAATACTTCTGTTTATCATTCGCTGGTTAGTAAGCGAGAAATTGATGAGCGTATAAGTATTGATTTTTTTCCGCTCTATCGGGCGGTGTTAAATAGTTTAACATTTGGTTTTCTTCAACTGGTTATCTAA
- a CDS encoding GNAT family N-acetyltransferase, with protein MNNPVYLRPLEIEDAKISYQWRNDPEIWVYTEFSPAQPGITMEKETEWLRLKLEKLNDKRFAICLKETDQYIGNIQLIDLKDGQGEFHLFIGERQFWGKGIGKAATQLILETAFSELSLESVFLFVHEDNVAGLSIYKKTGFVPVSKHQQQLKMLLTKQTFTPFS; from the coding sequence ATGAATAATCCTGTCTATTTAAGGCCCTTAGAGATCGAGGATGCTAAAATCTCTTATCAATGGCGTAATGACCCAGAAATATGGGTATATACCGAGTTTAGCCCCGCTCAACCGGGAATAACGATGGAAAAAGAAACGGAATGGCTCCGTCTTAAACTAGAGAAATTAAATGATAAGCGCTTTGCCATTTGTTTAAAAGAAACAGATCAATATATTGGGAATATACAATTGATTGATTTAAAAGATGGCCAAGGCGAGTTTCATCTGTTTATTGGGGAGCGTCAATTTTGGGGGAAAGGTATAGGGAAAGCCGCTACTCAACTCATTCTTGAAACTGCATTTTCTGAGCTGAGCCTGGAAAGTGTTTTCCTATTTGTACATGAAGACAATGTCGCCGGTCTTTCAATTTATAAAAAAACGGGCTTTGTTCCTGTAAGCAAACACCAACAGCAACTGAAAATGCTGTTGACAAAACAGACATTCACTCCCTTTAGCTAA
- a CDS encoding NAD-dependent epimerase, giving the protein MKILVTGTAGFIGFHLAKRLLERGDEVVGVDVINDYYDINLKHARLEETGISPDLIVYDQPIASTKYDNYVFVKLDLNDKDGMMELFNAHHFDAVCNLAAQAGVRYSLTNPSAYVDSNISGFLNVLECCRFANVKHLLYASSSSVYGLNANMPFSVHHNVDHPVSLYAASKKCNELMAHAYSHLFNLPTTALRFFTVYGPWGRPDMALYIFTKAIMEGKPIEIFNNGNMSRDFTYIDDIVEGILRLIDQPAKANVNWDAAQPDPASSNVPFRLFNIGRGAPVTLLDFVKEIEENIGIPAIKQFLPMQSGDVAATWADITPLVNELDYQPATSVKEGVHKFVDWYKMFYGYHKESRRRSRIRPSNQILVYGNKV; this is encoded by the coding sequence ATGAAAATTTTAGTAACTGGTACAGCCGGATTTATAGGCTTTCATTTAGCAAAACGTTTATTGGAAAGAGGAGATGAAGTTGTTGGAGTAGACGTCATCAATGATTATTACGATATCAATTTAAAACATGCCCGCTTGGAGGAAACTGGGATTTCCCCAGACCTTATTGTATATGATCAACCCATAGCAAGTACAAAATACGACAACTATGTATTCGTGAAATTGGACCTGAACGATAAGGATGGGATGATGGAACTCTTTAATGCCCATCATTTTGATGCCGTATGTAATTTGGCAGCCCAGGCTGGGGTAAGGTATAGTCTCACAAATCCATCAGCCTATGTGGATTCTAATATTAGTGGATTCCTGAATGTGCTGGAATGCTGCAGATTTGCCAATGTGAAGCATCTCCTGTATGCGAGCTCTTCCAGTGTTTATGGTTTAAATGCAAATATGCCCTTTTCGGTTCATCATAATGTAGATCATCCCGTATCCTTATATGCTGCCTCTAAAAAATGCAATGAGCTAATGGCGCATGCTTATAGCCACCTTTTTAATCTGCCAACTACTGCCTTAAGATTTTTTACAGTCTATGGCCCTTGGGGTAGACCGGATATGGCTTTGTATATCTTTACAAAAGCCATTATGGAAGGTAAGCCAATTGAGATTTTTAATAATGGGAATATGAGTAGGGATTTTACCTATATTGATGATATTGTGGAAGGAATTCTACGGTTAATAGATCAGCCGGCAAAAGCTAATGTGAACTGGGATGCCGCTCAACCAGACCCTGCGAGTTCAAATGTGCCATTCCGTTTATTCAATATAGGTAGAGGAGCACCGGTAACACTATTGGATTTTGTGAAAGAAATAGAAGAAAATATCGGTATTCCCGCCATTAAACAGTTCTTACCAATGCAATCCGGGGACGTAGCCGCTACCTGGGCCGATATTACACCGCTAGTGAATGAGCTGGATTACCAGCCAGCAACCTCAGTGAAAGAGGGCGTGCACAAATTTGTAGACTGGTACAAAATGTTCTATGGATATCATAAAGAATCGAGGAGAAGGTCAAGAATCAGGCCATCAAATCAAATTCTTGTCTATGGAAATAAAGTATAG
- a CDS encoding glucosamine inositolphosphorylceramide transferase family protein, with protein sequence MNNVIDRYFGADKWNIGMIRQSQRDLVLRKGFSRKVLWLKEDKADYSADPFVVNIKSNLYIYYEELNFWKIKGKISQIKNFDFSSKQKVTGFLPSDIHLSYPYIFEDKSAFYCIPETADIGEVSLYQVNPENPAAILKKKVLLSDARYVDSSIVKYGGKYWLFTNIDGKLNELYIYYSEHLDGEFLPHAQNPIPVNCKNCRGAGSLFLVDDVLFRPTQNLEIRYGGSIMINKITALTPSTFESEEDFELFPEAPYLSGMHNISFAKDFIVVDGKRRRHSPITPVHRLLKKIFYQRSY encoded by the coding sequence ATGAATAACGTTATTGATAGATATTTTGGCGCCGATAAATGGAATATAGGAATGATCAGGCAGTCTCAGCGAGATTTAGTGCTTAGGAAAGGTTTCAGCAGAAAAGTGTTATGGCTTAAAGAAGACAAGGCAGATTATTCTGCAGATCCTTTTGTAGTCAATATCAAATCAAACCTTTATATCTATTATGAAGAGCTCAATTTTTGGAAAATAAAAGGTAAGATTTCCCAGATCAAGAATTTTGATTTTAGCTCTAAACAAAAGGTAACCGGGTTTCTGCCCAGTGATATTCATTTATCCTACCCTTATATTTTTGAAGATAAATCAGCATTTTACTGCATCCCGGAAACAGCTGATATTGGAGAAGTTAGCCTTTATCAGGTAAATCCTGAAAATCCTGCAGCCATCTTAAAGAAAAAAGTATTGTTAAGTGACGCGCGTTATGTAGACAGTTCTATTGTCAAATATGGTGGGAAATACTGGTTATTTACAAATATTGATGGCAAGTTAAATGAATTGTATATCTATTATTCGGAACATTTAGATGGAGAATTCCTTCCTCATGCTCAGAACCCGATTCCGGTAAACTGTAAAAACTGCAGGGGGGCAGGGAGTTTGTTCCTAGTTGATGATGTGCTGTTTAGGCCAACGCAAAATCTTGAGATCCGATATGGTGGTTCAATTATGATCAATAAAATCACCGCGCTTACGCCCAGTACTTTTGAGTCTGAAGAGGACTTTGAATTGTTTCCCGAAGCTCCTTATTTATCGGGGATGCATAACATCAGTTTCGCCAAAGATTTTATCGTTGTAGATGGGAAAAGAAGAAGGCATTCGCCAATTACTCCTGTACACCGGTTATTGAAAAAGATCTTCTATCAAAGATCATATTGA
- a CDS encoding GNAT family N-acetyltransferase, with product MSYHLISIQQSTEWIACVRAAVNYDFYHTWHYHALEKSGEPILFVYQEKGVFIALPLLKREINHSGLFDLTSVYGYSGPISNLMFKDISDQFLENFKQYFLEFMKVEGYICLFSRLNPFIDQKVLIEKIGGLADNGKTVYIDLSVSIEEQRASYEKRLGRQIRQLRKMPYHIKEAGTDQEIRLFTAMYTENMLRLGAGKRYFYEEKYFMELLKSNREECKLILIYDGEEMICGAVIMCAGNVIRNHLSATASAYVHYSPSKLLTDEISVIGRRLGKQYFHLGGGLEGKEDSLFRFKYSFSRLLLEDNTWRFVSDHLVYNDLVKERNDSRNVNYFPLYRVPALSIK from the coding sequence ATGTCATATCACTTGATTAGTATTCAGCAATCAACAGAATGGATTGCCTGTGTTCGTGCGGCTGTAAACTATGATTTTTATCATACCTGGCACTATCATGCGCTGGAGAAAAGTGGAGAGCCGATACTTTTCGTATATCAAGAGAAGGGTGTTTTTATCGCTCTTCCATTGTTAAAAAGGGAAATTAATCACTCCGGTTTATTTGATTTAACCTCAGTGTACGGATATTCTGGTCCGATTTCTAATTTAATGTTTAAAGACATCAGTGATCAATTCCTTGAAAATTTTAAACAGTATTTTTTAGAATTTATGAAAGTGGAGGGGTATATCTGTTTGTTTTCCAGGCTAAATCCCTTTATTGATCAAAAGGTGCTCATAGAAAAAATAGGAGGCTTAGCTGATAATGGAAAAACAGTCTACATAGATCTCTCGGTTTCCATTGAGGAGCAAAGGGCGAGCTATGAAAAAAGACTGGGCAGGCAAATCAGGCAGCTCAGAAAAATGCCATACCATATAAAAGAAGCAGGTACAGATCAGGAAATTCGCTTATTTACTGCAATGTACACTGAAAATATGCTGAGATTGGGAGCCGGAAAACGCTATTTTTATGAGGAGAAATATTTTATGGAACTCCTTAAAAGCAATAGGGAGGAATGTAAATTAATTTTGATTTATGATGGTGAAGAAATGATTTGTGGCGCAGTGATTATGTGTGCTGGAAATGTAATTCGTAATCATCTTTCTGCAACTGCCAGCGCTTACGTTCATTATTCTCCTAGTAAATTGCTGACAGATGAAATTAGTGTGATTGGCCGCCGACTTGGAAAGCAGTATTTTCACCTTGGCGGTGGTTTGGAAGGCAAGGAAGATTCCTTGTTTCGATTTAAATACTCTTTTTCCAGACTTTTACTGGAAGACAATACCTGGAGGTTTGTATCCGATCATCTGGTTTATAATGACTTGGTAAAGGAACGAAACGACAGTAGAAATGTTAACTATTTCCCATTGTATCGCGTTCCCGCATTATCCATCAAATAA
- a CDS encoding glycosyltransferase family 4 protein gives MDNNKKNVLIACDSSHTLLEFRGKLIEELVKGNNVAVFTPTISRQQVRDKLESLNVKVYENNLNGSNVSIFADLKYIIQLHKLIKKTKPDVFFPYTFKPVIYGTMIAKICKIACITPMLTGLGYNFSNNGKKNRLLSAITKILLKISLKGNKGIRIIFQNKDDYHKLLETGIISQKQEAFVVNGSGVDLSHYEYTEPDTSNISFLMISRLINAKGVKEYYEAAKTIRHKYPDAKFKLIGSFDNNIDSITLELFSKILFDDTIEYIGRVDDVRPYIKNASIVVLPSYYGEGVPRCILEGMAMGRAIITCDSVGCRETIHNSSVGRNGFLVPVRNVSALVLKMEYYLNNTADIILYGLNGRSFAKEKFDVNLVNADMLRIMNLV, from the coding sequence ATGGACAATAACAAAAAAAATGTGTTGATTGCCTGCGATTCTTCCCATACCTTACTGGAGTTTCGCGGTAAACTTATCGAAGAACTGGTAAAAGGGAATAATGTGGCTGTTTTTACGCCTACCATCTCCAGACAGCAGGTTAGAGATAAGTTAGAAAGTCTGAATGTAAAGGTGTATGAGAACAATTTGAATGGAAGCAATGTCTCTATCTTTGCTGATCTTAAATATATCATTCAGTTGCACAAACTGATCAAAAAAACTAAGCCTGATGTGTTTTTTCCCTATACTTTTAAACCAGTAATATATGGGACAATGATTGCGAAAATATGTAAAATAGCCTGTATAACACCGATGCTGACAGGTTTAGGTTATAATTTCAGTAATAATGGAAAAAAAAACCGGCTGCTGAGCGCCATCACTAAAATCTTACTTAAAATCAGCCTAAAAGGCAATAAGGGAATTCGTATCATCTTTCAGAATAAAGATGATTATCATAAATTATTGGAGACCGGAATTATTAGTCAGAAACAAGAGGCATTTGTAGTCAATGGCTCAGGGGTAGACCTAAGTCATTATGAGTATACCGAACCCGATACTTCAAATATTAGCTTCCTGATGATCTCCAGATTGATCAATGCTAAAGGAGTTAAAGAATATTATGAAGCCGCCAAAACCATCCGCCACAAATATCCCGATGCCAAATTTAAACTGATTGGTTCTTTTGATAATAATATCGACTCCATCACCCTGGAGCTGTTCTCTAAAATTCTATTTGATGACACCATAGAATACATTGGAAGAGTAGACGACGTGAGACCTTACATTAAAAATGCTTCAATTGTAGTATTGCCCTCCTACTATGGAGAGGGTGTTCCAAGGTGCATATTAGAGGGAATGGCAATGGGGCGAGCCATCATTACCTGTGATTCCGTGGGCTGTAGGGAAACCATACACAATTCTTCAGTCGGTCGTAATGGCTTTTTAGTTCCCGTGAGAAATGTTTCTGCACTCGTATTAAAGATGGAATATTACCTCAACAATACCGCAGATATTATTTTGTACGGGCTCAATGGAAGGAGCTTTGCAAAAGAGAAGTTTGATGTGAATCTGGTCAATGCGGATATGCTTAGGATCATGAACCTTGTTTAG
- a CDS encoding phytanoyl-CoA dioxygenase family protein: protein MKNKFIYSEATLSDFEDAIDEYGWVIYEDAVNEKMINTIINDLEPAYLTRREIQVQNGIETNMEGTLHHLLEKENFSMPFLSQKYCDREMRHFLDGNYIVNGISGVLNFKNFKAYVHNVHRDIRSFTGDFKIAIQMIVLLDDYTLDNGATYFLSGSHKKDVKPYEVFFYEQADRAVAKKGSIILFDSNIWHAVGLNNTDGPRRALTLTFTRPFFKPQFDFPRFLGYEYGESLNDHLRQVIGYNARISANLQEFYQPPHLRMYQPGQG from the coding sequence TTGAAAAATAAATTTATTTATTCCGAAGCCACTTTAAGTGACTTTGAGGATGCAATTGACGAATATGGCTGGGTCATCTATGAAGATGCTGTTAATGAGAAGATGATCAATACCATAATCAATGACCTGGAACCAGCCTATTTAACGAGAAGGGAAATTCAAGTTCAGAATGGTATTGAGACAAATATGGAAGGCACACTGCACCATCTGCTGGAGAAGGAGAACTTTAGTATGCCATTCTTGTCCCAGAAGTATTGCGATAGAGAAATGAGACATTTTCTGGATGGTAATTATATCGTAAATGGAATAAGTGGAGTGCTCAACTTTAAAAATTTTAAAGCCTATGTCCACAATGTTCATCGGGACATCAGGAGCTTCACCGGAGATTTTAAAATTGCGATCCAAATGATTGTTTTACTAGATGATTATACCCTTGATAATGGTGCAACCTATTTTCTTTCCGGATCTCATAAGAAAGATGTGAAGCCATACGAGGTGTTTTTCTATGAGCAGGCAGACAGGGCAGTGGCGAAGAAAGGAAGTATTATATTATTTGATTCTAACATCTGGCATGCTGTGGGGCTGAATAATACTGATGGCCCCAGACGTGCATTGACCCTAACGTTTACCAGACCTTTTTTTAAACCCCAGTTTGATTTCCCCAGGTTTTTGGGATATGAGTATGGAGAAAGCTTAAATGACCATTTGAGGCAGGTCATTGGATACAATGCTCGTATCTCTGCCAATTTACAAGAATTCTATCAACCTCCGCATTTAAGAATGTATCAACCTGGTCAAGGCTGA
- a CDS encoding glycosyltransferase has translation MGQHVLFITTGLRKGGAETQLIKIARFLKSRQYKVRVVSLKPINDFNIDFQMEGLDVVFLKSWSRHPFSNLLRLHKTVREFNPDVVIAFMFIAIIFARFLKMCFGFKLISSIRTPVIANKWYVLFKLTADGDDVVVYNSYKSKSNFEQNKLVRKPGLVINNAISIPALSRTSDHHAAKKPFVWISMAHFVPEKDYVTLFKAISLMKNENFRLDVLGNLFDQDWPFEMIKELDIAHHVKLLGLKTETHTFLEKADGFVLSSFLEGMPNALLEAMAYQKPVIASAVAGIEELLENVDAGFLFKQGDAVELAAKMKRIMHIPVQERKAMGENGRRHIEQYFSEEKVLQDWLSLIGQVADHKMVSLSGFLLR, from the coding sequence ATGGGACAGCATGTTTTGTTTATTACAACGGGCCTACGGAAAGGCGGTGCAGAAACGCAGCTGATAAAAATTGCGCGGTTTTTAAAAAGCCGGCAATACAAGGTTAGAGTTGTTTCCTTAAAACCTATAAATGATTTCAATATTGATTTTCAAATGGAAGGCCTGGACGTGGTGTTTCTCAAAAGCTGGAGTCGTCATCCCTTTTCGAATCTTTTACGGCTACATAAGACAGTCAGGGAATTTAATCCGGATGTGGTCATCGCGTTTATGTTTATCGCCATCATTTTTGCCCGTTTTCTAAAAATGTGCTTTGGTTTTAAACTGATCTCTTCCATAAGAACCCCTGTAATTGCCAATAAGTGGTACGTGCTCTTTAAGCTCACCGCAGATGGGGACGATGTAGTGGTGTATAACTCCTACAAATCGAAATCTAATTTTGAACAAAATAAGCTGGTTAGGAAGCCAGGCCTGGTGATCAATAATGCCATTTCCATTCCTGCGCTTTCCAGGACAAGCGATCACCATGCTGCGAAGAAGCCTTTTGTCTGGATTTCAATGGCCCATTTTGTTCCTGAAAAGGATTATGTAACGCTATTTAAAGCGATATCCTTAATGAAAAATGAAAACTTCAGACTAGATGTTTTGGGTAATTTATTTGATCAGGATTGGCCTTTTGAAATGATTAAAGAATTGGATATAGCACACCATGTGAAACTGTTGGGATTAAAAACAGAGACCCACACTTTCCTCGAGAAAGCAGATGGTTTTGTGCTTTCTTCTTTTTTAGAGGGAATGCCAAATGCATTATTGGAAGCTATGGCCTATCAAAAACCTGTAATTGCCTCCGCCGTTGCTGGTATTGAAGAATTACTTGAAAATGTGGATGCTGGTTTTCTTTTTAAACAAGGTGATGCGGTAGAGCTTGCGGCAAAAATGAAGCGCATCATGCATATTCCAGTTCAGGAACGGAAGGCAATGGGGGAAAATGGAAGGCGACATATAGAACAGTACTTTTCAGAAGAAAAAGTTTTGCAGGATTGGTTGTCATTAATCGGACAGGTTGCTGATCACAAGATGGTTTCTTTATCAGGATTCTTATTACGATAA
- a CDS encoding pectate lyase family protein, with protein sequence MRPADSGNPLSNETPGVLDSQLVSGSASGTMQLNVATGTSDGGFSLRIPMDAKLTSDSNEKPTASTVRVFENGVEIGPGHSSHDDIRTQGKGRFSHKSNFLFLSASDNSDPKTNGKKYTYTVNGQGGATLDPTPPTTEQPTAPVAGNEPIGYASVNGKTTGGAGGQTLTVTTLDALKSALSSKSPLIIQVSGTITGTGLLQVESNKTILGLSGSKLIGAGLLIYGKNNVIVRNMTISKVRTYSNIIIKEGAHHVWVDHCDLGSELVSDWDYYDGLLDVGTGADYVTLSWNKLHDNHKAMLIGFSYTRPDDANHLKVTVHHNLFSNISERTPDVRYGNVHVFNNYMLNAGYVGSLMGATVRVENNYFKGSSLPIRTEISPVAGVISGLSTNIFESSGSNKITSAPSTWVPTYEYKSALDAAANVPAILTKSAGATL encoded by the coding sequence ATGAGACCTGCGGACTCTGGCAACCCCCTCAGTAATGAAACCCCTGGAGTGTTAGATTCTCAATTGGTGAGTGGATCGGCTTCAGGAACAATGCAACTGAATGTCGCTACCGGGACTTCTGATGGAGGTTTTTCTTTAAGGATTCCAATGGATGCTAAACTAACCAGCGATTCTAATGAGAAACCAACAGCTTCTACAGTTAGAGTCTTTGAAAATGGAGTAGAAATTGGCCCAGGTCACTCTTCACATGATGACATCAGAACTCAGGGAAAAGGCCGTTTCAGCCACAAATCAAATTTCCTGTTTTTATCAGCCTCTGATAACTCAGATCCAAAAACAAACGGTAAAAAGTATACCTATACTGTAAACGGACAGGGTGGCGCTACTTTAGACCCAACTCCGCCAACTACGGAGCAGCCTACCGCCCCAGTGGCTGGGAATGAACCTATTGGTTATGCTTCAGTGAATGGGAAAACTACAGGTGGTGCCGGCGGACAAACCCTTACGGTAACTACTTTGGATGCACTTAAAAGCGCTTTAAGTTCTAAATCACCTTTGATTATCCAGGTGTCTGGAACGATTACAGGTACAGGTTTGCTTCAGGTAGAATCTAACAAAACGATTTTGGGCCTTAGCGGATCTAAGCTAATTGGTGCGGGTCTGTTGATCTACGGAAAGAACAATGTAATTGTTAGAAATATGACGATTAGTAAAGTACGTACCTATTCTAATATTATCATTAAAGAAGGTGCTCATCACGTATGGGTAGACCATTGCGATCTTGGATCAGAGCTGGTCAGCGACTGGGATTATTATGATGGATTATTGGATGTTGGAACAGGTGCTGATTATGTGACTTTATCATGGAATAAATTACATGACAATCACAAAGCAATGCTGATCGGTTTTAGTTATACCCGTCCAGATGATGCCAATCACCTAAAAGTAACCGTACACCATAACTTGTTCTCTAACATTTCAGAACGTACTCCTGATGTGAGATACGGAAATGTTCATGTATTCAATAACTATATGTTGAATGCAGGGTATGTTGGATCACTAATGGGTGCAACTGTAAGAGTAGAAAATAACTATTTCAAAGGTTCTTCTCTTCCAATCAGAACTGAAATTAGCCCGGTTGCAGGTGTAATCAGTGGTTTAAGTACCAACATTTTTGAAAGCTCTGGAAGCAACAAAATTACTTCGGCTCCTTCAACATGGGTACCAACTTATGAGTATAAATCAGCGCTGGATGCAGCAGCAAACGTACCAGCTATTTTAACTAAAAGTGCTGGTGCAACTTTATAA
- a CDS encoding asparagine synthetase B family protein → MNILSKVVRPEIDEAAIADYLYLGYHYRKATPYQGVSELENGCYLEIDTHTNLSKKVKWFDMAIYYQQENKLRYPDAIEMLDHHLHLAIKRRIDSSDLDVGAFLSGGIDSGLVTSIAAEHTTNLKTFTVKVEGSYDESHLAQKVAQKYSTNHTVVDITFSDLQKDIEKILINHGEPNCDNSAIPSYYVAKEAKKHITVVLNGDGADELFGGYRRYVPFKHFDFFNSGKVSTTAAKVLTSILPIANEKQSSYNYVYRLLKLAGYDDLLKVYNSASCDLFVGFEDQFIRKPLMKELTADLMTINQMPITSLKKIIFTDFQSMLFSRLLPKMDIATMAHSLEGRSPFLSKEILEFAPGLQDHFKIDKFKTKPILRDLAIRYLPEALINQPKRGFEIPLKSWVNGELKAIINDYLLAPDALYGKIIKQSFIEDLLQSKVKISDERRAKILFCIFGLEVWFKGCYRQ, encoded by the coding sequence TTGAATATCCTATCCAAAGTGGTGCGTCCCGAAATAGATGAGGCGGCTATAGCGGATTACCTATATCTGGGCTATCATTACAGAAAAGCCACCCCTTATCAAGGGGTATCAGAACTGGAGAATGGCTGTTATCTGGAGATAGACACCCATACCAATCTCAGTAAAAAGGTGAAATGGTTTGATATGGCTATTTACTATCAGCAAGAGAATAAATTAAGGTATCCTGATGCGATTGAAATGTTAGACCATCACCTTCATTTGGCGATAAAAAGAAGAATTGATAGCTCAGATCTGGATGTCGGGGCATTTTTAAGCGGTGGGATTGACAGCGGATTGGTGACCTCAATCGCAGCCGAACATACCACAAATTTAAAGACGTTTACCGTTAAGGTAGAAGGAAGCTATGATGAATCTCATCTGGCGCAAAAAGTAGCTCAAAAATATTCAACCAACCATACGGTGGTGGACATCACTTTTTCAGATTTACAAAAAGACATAGAAAAAATACTCATCAACCATGGTGAACCGAATTGTGATAATTCGGCAATTCCTAGTTACTATGTTGCAAAAGAAGCAAAAAAACACATCACAGTCGTGTTAAACGGCGACGGAGCCGATGAATTGTTTGGTGGTTACCGCCGTTATGTGCCTTTCAAACATTTTGATTTTTTTAATTCAGGTAAGGTAAGTACTACTGCTGCTAAAGTGCTGACCAGCATTCTGCCAATTGCAAATGAAAAACAAAGTAGTTATAACTATGTGTATCGTTTATTAAAGTTAGCTGGTTATGATGATTTGCTTAAGGTATATAATTCGGCATCCTGTGATCTGTTTGTTGGCTTTGAAGATCAGTTTATTCGTAAACCATTGATGAAAGAGCTCACAGCAGACCTGATGACCATCAATCAAATGCCAATTACCTCGTTAAAAAAGATCATATTTACGGATTTTCAATCCATGCTGTTCAGCCGATTGCTTCCTAAAATGGATATTGCTACAATGGCCCATTCCCTGGAGGGAAGAAGCCCATTTCTATCCAAAGAAATATTGGAATTCGCCCCAGGCTTACAAGATCATTTTAAAATAGATAAGTTCAAAACTAAGCCGATTTTAAGAGACCTCGCGATCAGGTACCTGCCTGAAGCGCTGATCAACCAACCTAAACGTGGGTTTGAAATACCCCTGAAATCCTGGGTTAATGGCGAGTTGAAGGCCATTATAAACGATTACCTGCTAGCTCCAGACGCGCTTTACGGGAAAATCATTAAGCAAAGCTTTATTGAAGATTTACTGCAGTCAAAAGTTAAAATCTCCGATGAAAGAAGGGCGAAAATTCTCTTCTGCATTTTCGGACTGGAAGTTTGGTTCAAAGGCTGTTATCGCCAATAG